From Afipia carboxidovorans OM5, one genomic window encodes:
- a CDS encoding TIGR03809 family protein, translating into MSQAPLKTVRAAGRSVVARWRILAQQRLDYLHELGASGRWKLYHTESDFLTMLQEAHTALKIWQELAPPDETLDKPAEVAVAQAENAEAGVPDGLPGSSLLDGVEAQYDLRKL; encoded by the coding sequence ATGTCTCAAGCTCCCTTGAAGACGGTGCGAGCCGCAGGCCGCAGCGTCGTCGCGCGCTGGCGCATCCTCGCGCAGCAGCGCCTCGATTATCTGCATGAATTGGGCGCCAGCGGGCGCTGGAAGCTCTATCACACCGAAAGCGATTTCCTGACGATGCTGCAGGAGGCGCACACCGCGCTGAAGATCTGGCAGGAGCTCGCGCCGCCCGATGAGACGCTCGACAAGCCGGCCGAGGTTGCGGTTGCGCAAGCCGAGAATGCGGAGGCGGGCGTGCCGGACGGTCTGCCGGGCTCGAGCTTATTGGACGGTGTTGAGGCCCAGTACGATCTTCGGAAACTCTGA
- a CDS encoding TIGR03808 family TAT-translocated repetitive protein, protein MNLTRRRFVNSFSLSAAVLTLESARAIAAPAVTPLGRDAGQLGVKHNSPDDQTIPLQRAIYATAAARTPLVLRPGIYRTGELDLPSGAQIIGARGATRIEFTGGTALLTAKGADGLVLTGLTLDGGGADLPQRRGLISLQACRDIHIADCDILGSRRNAIWLETCSGDIRNTTIRQTVATAIVSVDALGLLIAQNVIQDASENGIEILRSAPGDDGTIVTDNRIENIKAGPGGSGQYGNGINAYRAGNVIVRGNRIRNCDFSGIRGNSASNIQIIANNVTDVREVALYSEFAFEGAIIANNVVDGCTTGVSVANFNEGGRLAIVQGNIIRNTRAKRDPGSDIETGGHGIYVEADTTVTGNVVENAPVCGIVVGWGQYLRDVNVSDNVIRNAFVGIGISAMDGTGKTLVTGNLISNAPRGAIVGYDHYKPITGDLAVIGASEFPKIVLGLNTVQ, encoded by the coding sequence ATGAACCTCACCCGCCGCCGTTTTGTGAACTCGTTCAGCCTATCTGCTGCCGTGCTCACGCTGGAGAGTGCACGCGCGATTGCGGCCCCGGCAGTGACACCTCTTGGCCGCGATGCGGGCCAGCTCGGCGTCAAGCACAACAGTCCCGACGATCAGACCATTCCGTTGCAGCGCGCGATTTACGCCACCGCGGCGGCACGCACGCCGCTGGTGCTGCGGCCGGGAATCTATCGTACCGGCGAACTCGATCTGCCGAGCGGCGCGCAGATCATCGGCGCGCGCGGCGCAACACGGATTGAATTCACCGGCGGCACCGCCCTCCTCACCGCCAAGGGCGCGGACGGCCTCGTTCTCACCGGGCTGACGCTCGATGGCGGCGGCGCTGACCTGCCGCAACGGCGAGGCCTTATCAGCCTGCAGGCCTGCCGCGACATCCACATCGCCGATTGCGACATTCTCGGAAGCCGCCGCAACGCCATCTGGCTGGAGACGTGCTCCGGCGACATTCGCAACACCACCATCCGCCAGACGGTCGCCACCGCGATCGTCAGCGTCGATGCGCTCGGCCTCCTGATCGCGCAGAACGTTATTCAGGATGCTTCCGAGAATGGCATCGAGATTCTGCGCTCGGCCCCCGGCGACGACGGCACCATCGTCACCGATAATCGCATCGAAAACATCAAAGCCGGCCCCGGCGGCTCCGGACAATACGGCAACGGCATCAACGCTTACCGCGCCGGCAATGTGATTGTGCGCGGCAACCGCATCCGCAATTGCGACTTCTCCGGCATACGCGGCAACTCCGCCTCCAACATTCAGATCATCGCCAACAACGTCACCGACGTGCGTGAGGTCGCACTCTATTCGGAATTTGCGTTCGAAGGCGCGATCATCGCCAACAATGTCGTCGATGGCTGCACCACCGGCGTGTCGGTCGCCAATTTCAACGAAGGCGGCCGCCTTGCCATCGTGCAGGGCAACATCATCCGCAACACCAGGGCAAAGCGCGATCCGGGATCGGATATCGAAACCGGCGGCCACGGCATTTACGTCGAGGCCGACACCACCGTGACCGGCAATGTGGTCGAAAATGCACCAGTCTGCGGCATCGTCGTGGGCTGGGGGCAATATCTGCGCGACGTCAATGTTTCCGACAACGTGATCCGCAACGCTTTCGTCGGCATCGGCATCTCGGCGATGGACGGCACCGGCAAGACGCTCGTGACGGGCAACCTGATCTCGAATGCACCGCGCGGCGCGATCGTCGGTTACGATCACTACAAGCCCATCACAGGCGATCTTGCGGTGATCGGCGCGTCAGAGTTTCCGAAGATCGTACTGGGCCTCAACACCGTCCAATAA